TCCGTCACCGCCCACCCCTGTGCGGGGGCCGCTGCGTACGAGGTCACGCGGCGGCGGGGTGCCGTGCAGTACGGACAGGGCCGGGGCCGGGCCGCCGAAGAGATCGCTGCCGTTCAGGTCGCGGTCGACATCGAGGGCGGTGGCGAGGCGGGCCGGGCCTTTGGCCAGTTCCTTGTCGTTGCGGGCCGAGACGCGTCGGTCGCGGGCCAGACCGGCGCCGACGTCGATCTCGCCCGCCCGGAGCAGAACCCCGCTCGCACGGCCTTCCGGGCCGCAGACCAGGTTGAGGCAGTGCCACATCCCGTACGTGAAGTAGACGTACGTGTGACCGGGCGGGCCGAACATCACGCTGTTGCGCGCGGTGCGGCCCCGGAAGGCGTGCGATCCGGGGTCGACCTCGCCCGCGTACGCCTCCACCTCGGTGAGGCGCAGCTCGATCGTGCCCGCCGCGCTGCGGCGGACGAGCGTGCGGCCCAGGAGATCGGGGGCCACTTCCAGTACGGAACGGTCGAAGAACTCTCGTGTCAGTGGGGCGCGGTCCGGGCTCGTGGTCATGGCGACCGAGGGTACTGGGATCACGCGGACGGGAACCGGCTACGGTCGTGGCGCGTATGTAGGGGTCAGAACCTAGAAGGAGTGACTATGGGCTTCAAGCGGCTGCTCGCGAGCATGGGTGCCGGCGGTGCCTCGGTGGAGACCGAGCTCACCGAGGTGAATGTCGTCCCCGGTGGGGTCGTCCAGGGTGAGGTGCGGATCCAGGGCGGTTCGGTCGCCCAGCAGATCGAGGGGCTCTCCGTCGGCCTCCAGGCGCGGGTCGAGGTCGAGGGCGGGGACCAGGAGACCAAGCAGGACATCGAGTTCACCAAGCTGAGCCTCGGGGGCGCCTTCGAGGTGCAGGCGGGCGCGGTGCACGTGGTGCCGTTCGGCCTGGAGATCCCGTGGGAGACGCCGATCACCATGTTCGGCGGCCAGCAGCTGCGCGGGATGAACATCGGGGTGACCACCGAGCTGGAGATCGCCCGCGCGCTGGACTCCGGTGACCTGGACCCGATCAACGTGCACCCGCTGCCGGCACAGGAGGCCATCCTGGACGCCTTCCGGCAGCTGGGCTTCGGCTTCCGCAGCGCCGACATGGAGCGCGGTCACATCCGCGGTACGCGTCAGCGGCTGCCGTTCTACCAGGAGATCGA
The nucleotide sequence above comes from Streptomyces sp. NBC_01116. Encoded proteins:
- a CDS encoding DNA-3-methyladenine glycosylase; translated protein: MTTSPDRAPLTREFFDRSVLEVAPDLLGRTLVRRSAAGTIELRLTEVEAYAGEVDPGSHAFRGRTARNSVMFGPPGHTYVYFTYGMWHCLNLVCGPEGRASGVLLRAGEIDVGAGLARDRRVSARNDKELAKGPARLATALDVDRDLNGSDLFGGPAPALSVLHGTPPPRDLVRSGPRTGVGGDGAHQPWRFWIEGDPTVSPYRAHAPRRRPSSKAT
- a CDS encoding sporulation protein translates to MGFKRLLASMGAGGASVETELTEVNVVPGGVVQGEVRIQGGSVAQQIEGLSVGLQARVEVEGGDQETKQDIEFTKLSLGGAFEVQAGAVHVVPFGLEIPWETPITMFGGQQLRGMNIGVTTELEIARALDSGDLDPINVHPLPAQEAILDAFRQLGFGFRSADMERGHIRGTRQRLPFYQEIEFVPPAQYRGLHQVELTFVADDREMDVVLEMDKKPGLFSEGSDSYRAFKVGLQDYQQTDWAAYLNQWLAQVGGQRNWL